From a region of the Candidatus Binatia bacterium genome:
- a CDS encoding CoA-transferase has protein sequence MSKLCTLGEAISSIPNGAAVAMGCGLESLIPFAAGYEIMRQKKRDLTLIAPISDIQFDQLIGAGSARKIIAAWVGNVAAGLGHNFRRAMEEGVPRPLEIEEHSNFTIALALKAAGMGVPYLPTRTALGSDFSRAPHFNAITCPFTGDKLLAVRAVAPDVAILHVQRADDEGNAHLWGNLGVVREAALAAKRVILTCEERVDHEMILSDPNRTLIPGFLVSHVVKAPFGSHPSPTQGYARRDDGFYFDYHRQSRALEGFQEWLGKWVFGTGGHDGYLDLLGKERRERLTPGKEVFSPAVNFSV, from the coding sequence ATGAGCAAGCTCTGTACTCTTGGAGAAGCGATCTCCAGCATTCCAAACGGCGCGGCGGTGGCGATGGGCTGCGGCCTTGAGTCCCTGATTCCCTTTGCCGCCGGCTATGAGATCATGCGTCAGAAGAAACGCGACCTCACGCTGATCGCGCCGATCTCGGATATCCAGTTCGATCAGCTCATCGGCGCAGGCTCGGCGAGAAAAATCATCGCCGCCTGGGTGGGCAACGTCGCCGCCGGGCTGGGGCACAATTTTCGCCGGGCGATGGAAGAGGGCGTTCCGCGGCCGCTCGAAATCGAAGAGCACTCCAACTTCACGATCGCTCTCGCTCTCAAGGCCGCCGGCATGGGCGTGCCCTACCTGCCGACGCGCACGGCGCTCGGGAGCGATTTCAGCCGCGCGCCGCATTTCAACGCGATCACCTGCCCGTTCACCGGCGACAAGCTGCTCGCCGTGCGCGCGGTCGCGCCGGACGTGGCGATTCTCCACGTCCAGCGCGCGGATGACGAAGGCAACGCTCACCTCTGGGGCAACCTCGGCGTGGTGCGCGAAGCGGCGTTAGCGGCGAAGCGCGTGATCCTGACTTGCGAAGAGAGAGTCGATCACGAGATGATTCTCAGCGATCCCAACCGGACTCTGATTCCGGGATTTCTCGTTTCCCATGTGGTCAAGGCGCCGTTCGGCTCGCACCCGTCGCCAACTCAGGGCTATGCCAGAAGGGACGACGGGTTTTATTTCGACTATCACCGGCAATCGCGCGCCCTTGAGGGTTTTCAAGAATGGCTCGGCAAGTGGGTTTTCGGAACGGGCGGACACGACGGCTATCTCGATCTTCTCGGCAAAGAGCGGCGCGAGCGGCTCACCCCCGGAAAAGAGGTTTTCTCGCCGGCGGTCAATTTCAGCGTGTAG
- a CDS encoding cupin domain-containing protein, with translation MADNENKELWEQGQSSLFKARLERRKADTARRKAGRKALTAEEVKMEWEPTNGVWFGSLCTRELGFDNRIIEVDCHIYPPHSHSVTHKHNEAIIIILRGRGYSILDGERIDWKPGDTLYIGQGVWHQHHITSDEPAMAFAIKPLPLQEYLGELNIIYKGDKPKINETFKAKSFVEEFAKINNEKK, from the coding sequence ATGGCAGACAACGAGAACAAAGAACTATGGGAACAGGGACAGTCTTCGCTTTTCAAGGCGCGGCTCGAGCGTCGCAAAGCGGATACAGCCCGACGCAAGGCGGGCCGCAAGGCGCTCACGGCCGAAGAGGTCAAGATGGAGTGGGAGCCGACCAACGGCGTTTGGTTCGGGAGTCTCTGCACGCGAGAGCTGGGCTTCGACAATCGGATCATCGAAGTCGATTGCCACATCTACCCGCCGCATTCGCATTCGGTCACGCACAAGCATAACGAAGCGATCATTATCATTCTAAGAGGGAGAGGCTACAGTATTCTGGACGGCGAGCGCATCGACTGGAAGCCAGGCGATACTCTCTACATCGGCCAGGGAGTCTGGCACCAGCACCACATCACCAGCGACGAGCCGGCTATGGCATTCGCCATCAAGCCGCTGCCGCTGCAAGAGTATCTGGGCGAGCTGAATATCATCTACAAGGGCGACAAGCCCAAGATCAACGAGACTTTTAAAGCCAAATCGTTCGTCGAAGAGTTCGCGAAGATTAACAACGAGAAAAAGTAG
- the glp gene encoding gephyrin-like molybdotransferase Glp, whose amino-acid sequence MAKAFFKVVTPKEAREILLRALPVGTEPVETVRARGRVLAEDLYSKVDLPHFSRAAMDGYAVIAKDTFGASASQPGYLKLVGTVEMGKEATRPLSKGEAMRISTGGMLPPGSDGVVMVEYTEEAGADTVEIHRGVSPWQNVIQIGDDIQKGAPVFPRGRRLRAHDLGALTGIGLSALPVYKKPRVALISTGDEIVEAEREPLPGQVRNINQHSLAGLIDECGGELKDFGVIRDDRDALREALDQALRWADLVLLSGGSSMGAKDIALDVILSFPQAEMVFHGISVSPGKPTIFARAGGKPVLGLPGYPVSALVIFELFAAPLIRTLGGEDAAAACEFKKTTRAVLKTNVASQAGREDYIRVCLEQANGKLYAQPLPSKSGAIFTLVKADGMIRIDLNQEGIEQGEEVEVILF is encoded by the coding sequence ATGGCGAAGGCATTTTTCAAAGTCGTAACGCCGAAGGAGGCGCGCGAGATTCTGCTCAGGGCGCTTCCGGTGGGGACCGAACCGGTCGAAACCGTTCGCGCGCGCGGCCGCGTTCTTGCGGAGGACCTGTACTCAAAAGTCGATCTGCCGCATTTCAGCCGCGCGGCGATGGACGGCTACGCCGTGATCGCCAAAGACACTTTCGGCGCGAGCGCGAGCCAGCCTGGTTATTTGAAGCTCGTCGGCACTGTCGAGATGGGAAAGGAAGCGACGCGCCCGCTCAGCAAGGGTGAAGCGATGCGGATCTCAACCGGCGGCATGCTGCCGCCGGGAAGCGACGGCGTGGTGATGGTCGAATATACGGAAGAGGCGGGCGCAGACACGGTGGAGATCCATCGCGGCGTGTCGCCATGGCAAAACGTGATCCAGATCGGCGACGACATCCAAAAAGGCGCGCCGGTTTTCCCGCGCGGGCGGCGCCTGAGGGCGCACGATCTCGGCGCGCTGACCGGCATCGGACTCTCCGCGCTGCCGGTTTACAAGAAGCCGCGCGTCGCGCTGATCTCGACGGGCGACGAGATCGTCGAAGCGGAGCGCGAGCCGCTCCCCGGCCAGGTGCGCAACATCAACCAGCACTCGCTCGCCGGTCTCATCGACGAGTGTGGCGGCGAGCTGAAGGACTTCGGCGTGATTCGCGACGACCGGGACGCTCTTCGTGAAGCGCTCGATCAAGCGCTTCGCTGGGCGGATCTCGTGCTTCTCTCCGGCGGCAGCTCGATGGGCGCCAAGGATATCGCGCTCGACGTGATCCTTTCTTTCCCCCAGGCCGAAATGGTTTTTCACGGTATTTCCGTGAGCCCGGGTAAGCCGACGATCTTCGCGCGCGCCGGCGGCAAGCCGGTGCTGGGACTTCCGGGCTATCCGGTCTCGGCGCTCGTCATCTTCGAGCTTTTCGCCGCGCCGCTGATCCGCACCCTCGGCGGCGAGGATGCGGCGGCCGCATGCGAGTTCAAAAAGACCACGCGCGCCGTTCTCAAAACCAACGTCGCGTCCCAAGCCGGGCGCGAAGATTACATTCGCGTCTGCCTTGAGCAGGCGAACGGCAAGCTCTACGCCCAGCCGCTGCCGAGCAAGTCGGGCGCGATTTTTACGCTGGTGAAAGCGGACGGCATGATCCGGATCGATTTAAACCAGGAAGGGATCGAGCAGGGAGAGGAAGTCGAGGTAATACTTTTTTAG
- a CDS encoding ABC transporter substrate-binding protein has translation MLYVLYVGLILFPSLCFSAEKVRLAYPARSLSALHIRIAQEKGLYRKYDLEVEAIQMRPTISAAALISGEVRYLASVGSAIRSAGMAAPVKIVSVANVAPFFSLVARPAFAKIEALKGKEIGLTGNPGGTNDRVMRFILKEAGLDPQKDVQLIYAGDPPLLYSSFQGGRFDAMFVSLPFPVLAEQQGYRILVNAAERIRVPLSGLAVTESTLKAGRDQVKRMIKADVEARRLIRREKETAVEVMVGWLGLDRPVARRSYDLYLPAVSGDPTVEREGVRLILDMEVESGVPIKIRDPDQIVDAKIVEEVRRELSQ, from the coding sequence ATGTTGTATGTGCTTTATGTCGGCCTCATCCTTTTTCCCTCGTTGTGTTTCTCCGCAGAAAAGGTTCGGCTTGCCTACCCGGCCCGCTCTTTGAGCGCGCTCCATATTCGGATCGCGCAAGAGAAAGGCTTATATCGCAAATACGACTTGGAGGTCGAAGCGATCCAGATGCGCCCGACTATCAGCGCCGCCGCGCTCATCAGCGGCGAGGTGCGTTATCTCGCCTCCGTGGGGTCCGCTATCCGTTCGGCGGGAATGGCCGCTCCCGTGAAGATCGTTTCCGTGGCGAACGTCGCCCCTTTCTTTAGCCTAGTAGCACGACCGGCTTTTGCGAAGATCGAAGCGCTTAAAGGCAAAGAGATCGGCCTTACCGGCAACCCGGGCGGCACCAACGACCGAGTCATGCGGTTCATTCTCAAGGAGGCGGGGCTCGATCCCCAAAAGGATGTTCAACTTATCTACGCGGGCGATCCGCCGCTTCTTTATTCGTCCTTTCAGGGCGGACGTTTTGACGCGATGTTCGTAAGCCTTCCCTTTCCCGTTCTGGCGGAACAACAAGGCTATCGGATTCTGGTCAATGCGGCGGAGCGGATCAGGGTTCCGCTATCGGGCCTGGCGGTCACCGAAAGCACGCTCAAGGCCGGCCGAGATCAGGTGAAAAGAATGATCAAGGCCGATGTCGAGGCGCGCCGGTTGATCAGAAGAGAAAAGGAGACGGCCGTCGAGGTCATGGTCGGTTGGCTAGGCCTGGATCGCCCCGTCGCACGGCGTTCCTATGATCTCTACCTTCCGGCTGTGAGCGGAGATCCTACTGTGGAACGGGAAGGCGTGCGCCTCATTTTGGATATGGAAGTGGAGAGCGGAGTTCCGATCAAAATTAGGGACCCGGATCAGATCGTCGACGCCAAGATCGTCGAAGAGGTCAGGAGAGAACTCTCGCAGTGA
- a CDS encoding aldehyde ferredoxin oxidoreductase N-terminal domain-containing protein, translating to MAANSDLFPSSRKSPLPGGYMGKLLRVDLTSGALNDENLPESHVLEKFIGGQALASYILLKELPLDAEPFGPENRVVIMTGPLTGNGFTPGGTKMTAVYLSPLTRYTLGRGATSGFWGTYLKAAGYDGLIISGAAEKPYYLYIHDGEAELRDASRVWGLGTRQTEDRLREEVGIKDAKILCIGPAGENLNRAAMLANDYNHFAAHSGGAVFGSKKLKAVIVSGTARPSARDKAKLIEAGMRWRAILQVHDVQKKKTKYGHGESWGALNNLNWRSTDLNPEHIRGFDKNDVVLRPCFQCQRLCPWDATLGEGPYKGTTVRFNAGGEWLDTFFNLGVKGNAALYLAERINDLGIECSHFSCGAGVAFEAWEKGLLGPERTNGLRLEWGNVEAVEKLLEMAARREGWLGNLLADGPKQVAEAIGGDAPKWAVHTKGGTPAMHEWRPKLGEMLRELVASGGMKPQGGGSAKPPPDLRYREKWGPLADDSPDGWAWSHILSEQHRQFTGIFGGCWFAQMQHKPDGLNSIVDAFNAITGWNFTLDQALEAGHRSMLLQSIFATQRGWIADHDWKDVGARFLEPIPDGKYQGFTIAKWLPDMIFEYYRLSGRHERSGRPFKDTLARLRLEEFSEWSHLGE from the coding sequence ATGGCAGCAAACTCCGACCTTTTTCCTTCATCGCGCAAGAGCCCCCTTCCCGGCGGCTACATGGGGAAACTGCTCCGCGTCGATCTCACGTCCGGCGCTCTCAACGACGAGAACCTGCCCGAATCCCATGTGCTGGAGAAATTCATTGGCGGGCAGGCGCTGGCTTCCTACATTCTTCTTAAAGAATTACCGCTCGACGCCGAGCCCTTTGGCCCGGAAAACCGCGTCGTCATCATGACCGGCCCTCTCACGGGCAACGGCTTCACGCCCGGCGGCACCAAGATGACCGCCGTTTATCTCAGCCCGCTGACCCGCTATACGCTCGGCCGAGGCGCCACCAGCGGCTTTTGGGGGACCTATCTCAAAGCCGCGGGCTACGACGGACTTATCATCAGCGGCGCTGCCGAGAAGCCATACTACCTATATATTCACGACGGAGAAGCCGAACTACGCGATGCGAGCCGGGTCTGGGGATTGGGCACTCGCCAAACCGAAGACCGGCTGCGCGAAGAGGTCGGTATCAAAGACGCGAAGATACTGTGCATCGGACCGGCGGGCGAGAATCTCAACCGCGCGGCGATGCTGGCGAACGATTATAATCATTTCGCCGCCCACAGCGGCGGCGCCGTCTTCGGCTCCAAGAAATTGAAGGCCGTTATCGTCAGCGGCACGGCCCGGCCTTCGGCTCGCGACAAGGCGAAGCTGATCGAAGCGGGCATGCGCTGGCGGGCTATTTTGCAAGTCCACGACGTGCAGAAGAAAAAAACCAAGTATGGCCACGGCGAATCGTGGGGCGCGCTGAATAACTTGAACTGGCGCAGCACCGACTTGAATCCCGAGCACATCCGCGGCTTCGACAAGAACGACGTGGTTTTGCGCCCCTGCTTTCAGTGCCAGCGACTCTGCCCCTGGGACGCGACGCTCGGCGAGGGGCCTTACAAGGGAACCACCGTGCGCTTCAATGCCGGCGGCGAGTGGCTCGATACTTTTTTTAACCTCGGCGTCAAAGGAAACGCCGCCCTCTATCTGGCGGAGCGAATCAACGACCTCGGCATCGAGTGCAGCCATTTCTCCTGCGGCGCGGGCGTGGCGTTCGAGGCGTGGGAGAAAGGCCTTCTCGGTCCGGAGCGGACCAACGGACTCCGGCTCGAATGGGGCAACGTCGAGGCGGTGGAGAAACTTTTGGAGATGGCGGCCCGGCGCGAGGGCTGGCTCGGGAATCTTTTAGCGGACGGTCCCAAGCAGGTGGCGGAGGCGATCGGCGGCGACGCGCCCAAGTGGGCGGTGCACACCAAAGGCGGGACGCCGGCGATGCACGAGTGGCGCCCGAAGCTCGGCGAGATGCTCCGCGAGCTGGTCGCGAGCGGCGGCATGAAACCGCAGGGCGGCGGGTCGGCCAAGCCGCCGCCGGACTTGCGCTACCGGGAAAAGTGGGGCCCGCTGGCCGACGACAGCCCCGACGGCTGGGCGTGGTCGCACATTCTCTCCGAGCAGCACCGGCAGTTCACCGGAATCTTCGGCGGCTGCTGGTTCGCGCAGATGCAACACAAGCCGGACGGCCTCAACAGCATCGTCGATGCGTTCAACGCGATCACCGGCTGGAATTTTACTCTCGATCAGGCGCTGGAGGCGGGCCATCGCAGCATGCTGCTGCAAAGCATTTTCGCCACGCAGCGCGGCTGGATCGCCGACCACGACTGGAAGGACGTCGGCGCGCGCTTTCTCGAGCCGATTCCCGACGGGAAATATCAGGGCTTTACCATCGCCAAATGGCTGCCGGACATGATTTTCGAATATTACCGTTTATCGGGGAGACACGAGAGAAGCGGCCGGCCGTTCAAGGATACGCTCGCGCGGCTCAGGCTGGAAGAATTCTCCGAATGGAGCCACCTAGGCGAGTGA
- a CDS encoding extracellular solute-binding protein → MKLYRALLSLLTFTGSGYAGSSETWTETLAAAKKDGQVTIYIYQYEPAVKWFEKEFPEIKVNSLAAPGSQLGSRVVAERRGGKFIPDVFSSGANTSYNVLYKGKALDPIKPSLVLPEVVEQSHWYGGEHRYIDAEGKYIFAYEVNPSAMRLAYNETLVEPKEFKSYWDLLNSKWKGKIVSFEPTNTGIGIPMQFFFHHPDLGPEFIKRFFGRMDVTFSRDQRQMTDWLAQGKFALCLGCAASMARAQGLPIETLDTSGWKEGSAFGVRNGSLSLMNQAPHPNAAKVFINWFLSRKGQIALQKYGYPENPPNSRRIDIPKGDVPPDNRIVEGRKYLDVARPEYADMAPIFELAKSIMKSREQGK, encoded by the coding sequence ATGAAGTTGTATCGGGCTTTGCTATCTCTTCTTACCTTTACCGGTTCCGGCTATGCCGGCTCATCAGAGACGTGGACCGAAACTTTGGCAGCGGCGAAAAAAGACGGGCAGGTGACGATTTACATCTACCAGTACGAGCCAGCGGTAAAATGGTTCGAGAAGGAGTTTCCGGAAATAAAGGTGAACTCGCTGGCGGCGCCGGGTTCGCAGTTGGGAAGCCGGGTTGTCGCTGAAAGGCGGGGCGGAAAATTCATCCCGGACGTTTTCAGTAGTGGCGCCAACACCAGCTACAACGTTCTTTATAAAGGCAAGGCGCTCGATCCCATCAAGCCGAGTCTCGTGTTGCCCGAAGTTGTGGAACAGTCTCACTGGTACGGAGGAGAACACCGATACATCGACGCCGAGGGAAAATACATCTTCGCGTACGAAGTCAATCCCAGCGCGATGCGGCTCGCCTACAACGAAACGCTGGTCGAGCCGAAGGAATTCAAATCGTACTGGGATCTTTTGAATTCGAAGTGGAAAGGAAAGATCGTCTCGTTTGAGCCTACCAACACCGGCATCGGCATCCCGATGCAGTTTTTCTTTCATCATCCCGACTTGGGCCCTGAATTCATCAAGCGGTTCTTCGGTCGGATGGACGTAACATTCAGCCGGGACCAGCGGCAGATGACGGACTGGCTCGCTCAGGGCAAGTTTGCTCTTTGCCTCGGTTGCGCCGCATCCATGGCTAGAGCTCAGGGTCTTCCCATAGAGACTCTGGACACGAGCGGTTGGAAAGAAGGCAGCGCTTTTGGAGTACGGAACGGCTCTCTCAGTCTCATGAATCAGGCGCCACATCCGAACGCGGCGAAGGTTTTCATCAACTGGTTTCTCTCGCGCAAGGGACAAATCGCTTTACAGAAATACGGTTATCCGGAAAACCCGCCGAACTCCAGGCGAATCGATATTCCCAAAGGTGACGTTCCGCCGGACAATCGAATCGTCGAGGGAAGAAAATACCTCGACGTCGCGCGGCCGGAGTACGCCGACATGGCGCCGATCTTCGAGCTCGCCAAATCCATAATGAAGTCGAGAGAGCAGGGAAAGTAA
- a CDS encoding molybdopterin biosynthesis protein, with protein MARKRYLKKTPLKEARELFLSRVDPRALASEELRMDQALHRVTSDPVFARISSPHYHAAAMDGICVRAEDTFGATEFAAKKLRWTPREGGGEGAFAYVDTGNSIPLWANAVIMIEKVHQLDDGNVEIFDSVGPWNHVRLVGEDVVATELLLPRAHRLRPYDLGALLAAGHTTVNVKEKPRVAILPTGDELIEPGDEPKPGAVIDFNSSVLGAFIQEWGGEPVKSPRVKDDPAELGAALRAALEKNHVAAIIAGSSAGEHDFTAEVIANAGELLVHGIDVMPGKPAVLGIVDGKPVIGIPGYPVSAIVIAREILRPVIEKLLGAGPQSAPSVKAVVPKKIPSHLGLEEFVRVNLGRVESKLVAVPLGRGAGVITTMVHADGLMRIPSLVEGINGGDEVEVELLRPIEEVENTILCTGSHDLAIGVLEDQLKMSYPELKIAATNVGSVGGLLALKRRETHIAGSHLLDPDTGAYNVPDIKRLIPGTPLVLVHLARREQGLIVKKGNAKKVSGLQDLLRPDLTFVNRQPGSGTRVLLDYELKRLQLDSAQIRGYEREEFTHMSVGVAIASGLADVGLGVRSAANALGLDFIPVGNEQYDLVVLRSFFESEKGERLVDVIRSDGFKKAVTALGGYNTGRAGEVLYRQ; from the coding sequence ATGGCGCGCAAACGATACCTCAAGAAAACTCCGCTCAAAGAAGCTCGCGAGCTTTTTTTGAGCCGCGTCGATCCGCGCGCGCTCGCGAGCGAAGAGTTGCGCATGGATCAGGCGCTCCATCGCGTCACTTCCGACCCGGTCTTCGCGCGTATCTCCTCTCCCCACTATCACGCCGCCGCCATGGACGGGATCTGCGTGCGCGCAGAAGATACCTTCGGCGCGACCGAGTTCGCGGCAAAAAAGCTCAGGTGGACGCCGCGCGAGGGGGGAGGGGAGGGAGCTTTCGCTTACGTCGACACCGGCAACTCGATTCCGCTCTGGGCCAACGCCGTCATCATGATCGAAAAAGTCCATCAGCTCGACGACGGCAACGTGGAAATCTTCGACTCCGTCGGCCCCTGGAACCACGTGCGGCTCGTCGGCGAAGACGTCGTCGCGACCGAGCTGCTGCTGCCGCGCGCGCACCGGCTTCGCCCTTACGATCTCGGGGCGCTTTTGGCCGCGGGCCATACGACGGTAAACGTCAAAGAGAAGCCGAGAGTGGCGATTCTCCCGACCGGCGACGAGCTGATCGAGCCTGGCGACGAGCCGAAACCCGGAGCGGTGATCGATTTCAACTCCAGCGTGCTCGGGGCTTTCATCCAGGAATGGGGCGGCGAGCCGGTCAAGTCGCCGCGGGTCAAGGACGATCCGGCCGAGCTCGGCGCGGCATTGAGAGCAGCGCTGGAAAAAAATCACGTGGCCGCGATCATCGCCGGCTCGTCCGCCGGCGAGCACGACTTTACGGCGGAGGTTATTGCCAACGCCGGCGAGCTGCTGGTCCATGGCATCGACGTGATGCCGGGAAAGCCGGCGGTCCTGGGAATTGTGGACGGGAAACCCGTCATCGGCATACCCGGCTATCCGGTCTCGGCGATCGTCATCGCGCGCGAGATACTCCGGCCCGTCATCGAAAAACTGTTGGGCGCCGGCCCGCAGTCGGCGCCTTCGGTTAAAGCCGTGGTGCCGAAGAAGATCCCTTCGCACCTCGGCCTGGAGGAATTCGTCCGGGTTAATTTGGGCCGCGTGGAATCCAAGCTTGTCGCAGTGCCGCTCGGCCGCGGCGCCGGCGTCATCACGACGATGGTCCACGCCGACGGTTTGATGCGCATTCCGAGTCTTGTCGAGGGCATCAACGGCGGCGACGAGGTGGAAGTCGAGCTGTTGCGGCCGATCGAAGAAGTCGAGAACACGATACTCTGCACTGGCAGCCACGATCTCGCGATCGGCGTGCTCGAAGACCAGCTCAAGATGAGTTATCCGGAATTGAAAATCGCGGCGACCAACGTCGGCAGCGTCGGTGGTTTGCTGGCGCTTAAGCGCCGCGAGACGCACATCGCCGGCAGCCATCTCCTCGACCCGGACACTGGCGCGTATAACGTCCCCGACATCAAGCGCCTCATCCCAGGCACTCCGTTGGTTCTGGTTCATCTGGCGCGGCGCGAGCAGGGGCTGATCGTCAAGAAGGGCAACGCGAAAAAGGTTTCGGGCCTGCAAGATCTGTTGAGACCAGATCTAACTTTCGTCAACCGCCAGCCAGGCTCAGGCACACGCGTTCTCCTCGACTACGAGCTCAAGCGACTCCAACTCGATTCGGCGCAAATCCGCGGCTACGAGCGCGAGGAATTCACGCACATGTCGGTCGGCGTGGCGATCGCGAGCGGGCTCGCGGACGTCGGCTTGGGCGTGCGCTCCGCCGCCAACGCCCTCGGCCTCGACTTCATCCCTGTCGGCAACGAGCAGTACGACCTCGTCGTGCTGCGATCGTTTTTCGAGTCGGAAAAAGGGGAGAGGCTCGTTGACGTGATCCGCTCCGACGGCTTCAAAAAGGCTGTCACGGCGCTGGGCGGATACAATACGGGTAGAGCGGGAGAAGTTCTTTACCGTCAGTGA
- a CDS encoding AAA family ATPase: protein MDVPVIQRIVNLPEWLKKKSHFLFGPRQTGKTFLVRQVLPQARVYDLLDSSVYLALSQRPSRLAEELTPRDKLVVIDEVQRLPELLNEVHRLIEQRGICFLLTGSSARKLRRGGVNLLGGRARTRHLHPLTYRELGEHFELSQAIERGLLPSIYFSDDAKADLDAYTGTYLQQEIVAEGSTRNAPAFSRFLRVAALCNATLVNFTNVANDAQVPRTTVYEYFEILKDTLLLHELPAWRSSKKRKPVVSSKYYFFDAGVASALQGRLVKQGAPEFGGAFETWLFHELIAWRDYASGEALSHWRSTSGFEVDFILGDHTAVEIKAKENVSPQDLKSLRALAEEQKLKRYLCVSLEPRPRELEGIAILPYKQFLDALWTGEFSS, encoded by the coding sequence ATGGACGTGCCGGTCATTCAACGCATCGTCAACCTACCGGAATGGCTGAAGAAGAAGTCCCATTTTCTCTTTGGCCCGCGCCAGACTGGAAAGACTTTCCTGGTTCGCCAGGTCCTGCCCCAAGCGCGAGTCTACGACCTGCTCGACAGTTCGGTTTACCTGGCTCTCAGCCAGCGGCCCAGCCGGTTGGCGGAAGAACTGACGCCTCGGGATAAGCTGGTCGTCATCGACGAGGTCCAGCGCCTGCCGGAACTTCTCAACGAAGTCCATCGCCTGATCGAGCAGCGCGGCATCTGTTTTCTTCTCACCGGCTCGAGCGCGCGCAAGTTGCGCCGCGGCGGCGTCAACCTTCTTGGCGGCCGCGCCCGCACGCGTCATCTGCACCCGTTGACCTACCGCGAGCTGGGAGAGCACTTTGAGTTATCGCAGGCCATCGAGCGCGGGCTGTTGCCGTCGATTTATTTCTCTGACGATGCGAAAGCAGACCTCGACGCGTACACCGGCACTTACTTGCAGCAGGAAATCGTTGCGGAGGGGTCCACGCGAAACGCGCCGGCCTTCAGCCGCTTCTTGCGCGTCGCCGCCCTGTGCAACGCGACGCTCGTCAACTTTACCAACGTGGCTAACGACGCCCAGGTGCCGCGAACGACCGTCTACGAATATTTCGAAATTCTGAAGGATACACTGCTGCTGCATGAACTCCCGGCGTGGCGGTCGTCGAAGAAGCGCAAGCCGGTGGTCTCGTCCAAGTATTACTTCTTTGACGCGGGAGTCGCTTCGGCTCTGCAAGGGCGGCTGGTGAAACAGGGCGCACCTGAATTCGGCGGCGCCTTCGAGACTTGGCTGTTTCATGAACTCATCGCCTGGCGGGACTATGCGTCGGGCGAAGCGTTGAGCCACTGGCGCTCCACTTCCGGCTTCGAGGTGGACTTCATTCTCGGCGATCACACCGCCGTCGAGATCAAGGCTAAGGAGAACGTGTCCCCGCAAGATCTCAAATCGCTGCGGGCGCTAGCCGAAGAACAAAAGCTGAAGCGGTATCTTTGCGTGAGTTTGGAGCCGCGTCCGCGCGAGCTTGAGGGAATCGCAATCCTCCCCTACAAGCAGTTCCTCGATGCGCTGTGGACCGGCGAATTCTCGTCCTAA
- a CDS encoding DUF6036 family nucleotidyltransferase has translation MRRLAGRDHIQRFIKAISAKAARNARLYFTGGATAVLLGWRSSTIDVDILLVPEEDAVLRALPALKEELEINLELACPAHFIPELPHWEERSLFIVQEGPLSFYHYDLYAQALAKIERGHALDVTDVQEMFRRGLIEPVELRKLFEAIEPQLYRYPAIDAPAFRRAVEKTIDTFGSA, from the coding sequence ATGCGTCGCCTAGCCGGCCGCGATCACATCCAACGTTTCATCAAAGCCATCAGCGCCAAAGCCGCACGCAATGCCCGTCTTTACTTCACCGGCGGGGCAACTGCCGTGTTACTGGGCTGGCGTTCCAGCACGATCGACGTTGACATACTCCTTGTTCCGGAGGAAGACGCGGTTCTACGAGCGCTACCGGCGCTGAAGGAAGAGCTTGAAATCAACCTGGAGTTGGCCTGTCCGGCCCATTTCATTCCCGAACTGCCGCATTGGGAAGAGCGGAGCCTTTTCATCGTCCAAGAGGGGCCGTTGAGCTTCTACCACTATGATCTTTACGCGCAGGCATTGGCGAAGATCGAGCGCGGCCATGCGCTCGATGTTACGGATGTCCAGGAAATGTTCCGACGCGGCCTTATTGAGCCGGTCGAACTCCGAAAACTTTTCGAAGCGATCGAACCGCAATTGTATCGCTATCCCGCTATCGACGCGCCGGCCTTCCGACGAGCCGTGGAGAAAACCATCGACACTTTCGGATCTGCTTGA